A DNA window from Maribellus comscasis contains the following coding sequences:
- a CDS encoding SGNH/GDSL hydrolase family protein, with translation MRRHYYLIISLFLFLLSGNVFSQSDEKADNKIGLTADGGTWGFFQAKETKDSCKHVLLIGDSVMHGYHQFVINGLNDVACVDRWTTGMHLNSKSLIEKLAELVSVRNYDVIHFNIGLHGWQKGRIPKGQYVPLLEKYILTIQQYAPKAKLIWASTTPVTEQDKPVLNKDINPIIFERNALAASVMKEHGVAINDLYGLLVEKLDLARLDRFHWFSDGYRLMSDQIISSILSELSK, from the coding sequence ATGCGAAGGCATTATTATTTAATTATATCCTTATTCCTCTTCCTATTATCTGGAAATGTGTTCTCTCAATCCGACGAGAAAGCCGATAACAAAATAGGTTTAACAGCTGATGGAGGCACATGGGGATTTTTTCAGGCAAAAGAAACCAAAGATTCTTGTAAGCACGTTTTATTAATTGGTGACTCGGTTATGCATGGCTATCATCAGTTTGTTATCAATGGGTTGAATGATGTGGCATGTGTTGACCGCTGGACTACCGGAATGCATTTAAATAGCAAATCCCTAATTGAAAAACTTGCTGAATTAGTTTCTGTGCGGAACTATGATGTAATCCATTTTAATATTGGTTTACATGGATGGCAGAAAGGAAGGATTCCCAAAGGGCAATATGTTCCCCTTTTGGAAAAATATATTCTTACCATACAACAATACGCGCCTAAAGCAAAATTGATTTGGGCCAGTACAACCCCTGTTACAGAACAAGATAAACCAGTACTCAATAAAGATATCAATCCGATTATTTTTGAACGAAATGCACTGGCTGCGAGTGTCATGAAAGAACATGGAGTGGCAATAAATGATTTGTATGGATTGTTGGTTGAAAAGTTGGATTTGGCGCGTTTAGACCGTTTCCATTGGTTTAGTGATGGATACCGGCTTATGTCGGATCAAATCATATCATCTATTCTGTCAGAATTGAGTAAATAA
- a CDS encoding sulfatase, producing MNNVFKILRNVLFFVTFLYLPWDAISKEKQPNIILLLADDLGNSDMNFCGSDFYETPNIDKLADESVYFSQAYASHPTCAPSRLAIQTGKYPAHLNCVNHSYKRMPLTEITIAERLRKGGYKTCHIGKWHLGDVGYRPSDQGYDVTITCNSKGQPASYFYPFKKPKNSGFDVPDLEDGKDGDYLTDQLTSKAIEFVQQNKEKPFFINLCYYAVHKPIEAKADMVEKYKNKIAKSEIHTNPEYAAMVENLDSNIGRIIDALTKTGLSDNTVVIFYSDNGGLTDVTSNYPLRDGKGSLYEGGTRVPLLIKWPGISKGGEVCTQPVIGHDLYPTIAKMAGIELNDKELSDIDGIDITPVVSNPSAKLERNDLHWLSYPIPVHFYEAANRNPGGSLVHEDWKLIELMESTRQSHHYELYNLKDDPGEQQDLSSSKPEIVERLKKKMIKWQKEMDAPRYNKSDYKK from the coding sequence ATGAATAATGTATTTAAGATATTAAGAAACGTATTATTTTTTGTTACGTTCTTATATTTACCGTGGGATGCCATTTCTAAAGAAAAACAGCCTAATATTATTTTGTTGTTGGCCGATGATCTGGGTAATTCCGATATGAACTTTTGTGGAAGTGATTTTTACGAAACACCAAATATTGACAAGTTAGCCGATGAAAGCGTATATTTCTCTCAGGCATATGCATCTCACCCAACATGTGCCCCCAGTAGGTTAGCTATTCAAACTGGCAAATATCCGGCTCATTTGAATTGCGTAAATCATAGTTATAAGCGTATGCCTTTAACTGAAATTACCATTGCAGAGCGGCTTAGAAAAGGTGGATACAAGACCTGTCATATTGGTAAATGGCATCTCGGAGATGTCGGTTATCGACCTTCTGATCAGGGATATGATGTTACCATTACTTGTAATTCTAAAGGGCAGCCGGCAAGTTATTTTTATCCCTTTAAAAAGCCAAAAAACAGTGGTTTTGACGTTCCTGATCTGGAGGATGGAAAAGATGGGGATTATCTAACTGACCAATTAACGAGCAAAGCGATTGAATTTGTTCAGCAAAACAAGGAGAAGCCTTTTTTTATCAATCTATGCTATTATGCCGTTCATAAACCAATTGAGGCAAAGGCTGATATGGTCGAAAAATACAAAAATAAGATCGCGAAAAGTGAGATTCATACTAATCCGGAATATGCTGCAATGGTAGAGAATCTGGATAGTAATATCGGTCGGATAATAGATGCTTTGACAAAAACAGGTTTGTCAGATAATACAGTAGTCATCTTTTATAGCGATAACGGTGGGTTGACAGATGTCACTTCAAATTACCCGCTGCGAGATGGCAAAGGATCATTGTATGAAGGTGGTACCAGAGTGCCATTATTAATCAAGTGGCCAGGTATATCAAAAGGTGGAGAAGTTTGTACTCAGCCAGTAATAGGTCACGATTTATATCCTACGATAGCAAAAATGGCAGGGATTGAATTAAATGATAAGGAATTGAGTGATATTGACGGTATTGATATCACACCTGTTGTCTCTAATCCTTCAGCTAAATTAGAGAGGAATGATCTTCATTGGTTGAGTTACCCAATCCCGGTACATTTTTACGAAGCTGCAAACCGCAATCCAGGTGGTTCTTTGGTTCATGAAGACTGGAAATTAATTGAACTGATGGAATCCACCAGGCAAAGTCACCATTATGAATTGTATAACCTTAAGGATGATCCTGGTGAGCAACAGGATTTGTCTTCAAGTAAACCAGAAATTGTGGAAAGACTGAAAAAAAAGATGATAAAATGGCAAAAAGAAATGGACGCACCTCGCTATAATAAAAGTGACTATAAAAAGTGA
- a CDS encoding RagB/SusD family nutrient uptake outer membrane protein — protein MKYKIYIILIVFLTLTSCDQFLEEQPYDFLSEANFPETAEDGRIALNGVYDIFGNNSIRGYAYVLNNCADNDFSSYGAKLTSSYGLYQNFNRTSADGYPKSLWIDLYSAINSCNFVIDVTESKGFTGGDQLIAEAKALRAFFYIELTNTFGDAPLKVHNTTGLNELDKSRTSVDEIRQQCIEDLNYAETTMEKYPSTYAVYSKGGLLTLGAVKMIKAHLYMYMSGWRRSWDGQMIAGDESYWTEVRDLCQEIIDMGVYELEPDYTNIFKDLYLDIYNKESIWEIDFSMPENGSNLPNALTAPKYGAGHAGGFGNLRSTIDFYDSFDTLDVRRNWTVGTGKFTGYVFTEKSQVRRPYVNKFRKVEGNGDHASKTPYNTPIYRFSDVYLMLAEALNEINNGPTQEAYDAINMVRYRARPDDHKADGLVLADLQGLDYDSFKTAIIDERAHELAFEGFRRMDIIRWGIFMDRIKMVNDEFYRMNKESNVREYHMLFPIPLEELNQNPEWDQNNGW, from the coding sequence ATGAAATATAAAATTTATATCATATTAATCGTATTTCTTACTCTCACATCTTGTGACCAATTTTTGGAAGAACAACCTTACGATTTTTTAAGTGAAGCTAATTTCCCGGAGACTGCCGAAGATGGAAGAATTGCATTGAATGGTGTATACGATATATTTGGGAATAATAGTATAAGAGGATACGCCTATGTTTTAAATAATTGTGCCGACAACGATTTTAGTTCTTATGGTGCTAAACTAACAAGCTCCTATGGACTTTATCAAAATTTTAACAGAACTTCAGCTGATGGTTATCCAAAGAGTTTGTGGATAGATTTATATAGTGCGATAAACTCTTGCAATTTTGTTATTGATGTAACGGAGTCGAAAGGGTTCACCGGTGGAGATCAGTTAATTGCAGAAGCCAAAGCTTTAAGAGCATTTTTCTACATTGAATTAACCAATACTTTTGGTGATGCTCCTTTAAAGGTACATAATACAACAGGCTTGAATGAATTGGACAAGTCTCGAACTAGTGTTGATGAAATCAGACAACAATGTATTGAAGATTTGAATTATGCGGAAACTACGATGGAAAAATATCCCTCAACCTACGCAGTTTATTCGAAGGGAGGCTTACTTACCCTTGGTGCGGTTAAAATGATCAAAGCACACCTTTACATGTACATGTCTGGATGGAGAAGATCATGGGATGGACAGATGATTGCCGGTGATGAGAGTTACTGGACTGAGGTACGGGATTTATGCCAGGAAATAATCGACATGGGGGTCTATGAATTGGAACCTGATTATACCAATATATTCAAGGATTTATACCTCGATATCTACAACAAAGAGTCAATTTGGGAAATCGATTTTTCAATGCCCGAAAATGGTAGTAATCTCCCGAATGCATTGACAGCACCAAAATATGGAGCAGGTCATGCGGGCGGGTTTGGTAATTTAAGATCGACCATTGATTTTTATGATAGTTTTGATACATTGGATGTACGCAGAAACTGGACCGTGGGGACAGGAAAATTTACTGGATATGTCTTCACCGAAAAGTCCCAGGTAAGAAGACCGTATGTCAATAAGTTCAGAAAGGTTGAGGGAAATGGTGATCATGCTTCAAAAACTCCTTACAACACTCCGATTTACCGATTTTCAGATGTGTATCTAATGCTTGCAGAGGCATTGAATGAGATTAATAATGGGCCAACGCAGGAAGCTTATGACGCCATAAACATGGTACGGTACAGGGCCAGACCTGATGATCATAAAGCTGATGGGTTGGTGTTGGCTGATTTGCAAGGACTGGATTATGATTCATTTAAAACTGCGATTATTGATGAACGAGCTCACGAACTGGCTTTTGAAGGGTTTAGAAGAATGGATATTATTCGCTGGGGAATTTTCATGGATCGGATTAAAATGGTTAACGATGAATTTTATAGAATGAATAAAGAATCCAATGTTAGGGAATACCATATGTTATTTCCAATTCCGCTTGAAGAATTAAACCAGAACCCGGAATGGGACCAAAACAATGGTTGGTAA